The Candidatus Scalindua japonica genome includes the window TCTAATAGAGAAACGCTTGCAGCAACGATTGTCCCTGAACCTGCCACAGTGTGTCTGCTCGGCATCGGCCTTGCGGGAATGGGTGGTGTTTGCATTAGGAAAAGATTAAAAAGGTTGACTTGAGATACAACACCGCTATTTCGTCATCCATAATTCTGTCATTTCACTTTTTACAGTATTTCTCATTTACTGTAAAATATTAAAAGTTATATATTTACTGTATTAAAATACTTTTGAATAAGGCCGGCCAGGAATTTTTTAATTCCTGAACTCAGTTTAGATTTATCACAATGCAATAGGGTGTTATTACCGGAATCAAGGATAACAGGAATTTCATGAAAGCCAAGCTGGCTTTTGTACTGTTGCTGGACCCATTGTTTCGCGTCGTTATCTATATAAGTTGATATCAGGAGTGGAAAACTTGCGGTAATATTATGCATCTGTTTTGGGAAGAGCTTATGATTTTTCATCGCGTAACTCAGTGCCATCCTGGAGTAAGCCTCAACAAATTCTCCACTTATTTTCTCAACAATACCCATAATCGCAAATATATTTACTTGTGTTGTTTTGAGCCAGGACATTTTGAATTGTTGGCCGAAGGCGATACGGACATCAAGGTAGTCAAATTTTTCATCCTTAAATTGAAAGCCATCCTGCTTAAGCTTTTCACAGATAGTTGAAATGTTTGTGTCCCTCATCAAGTCTACATTATTCATATTTTATTTCCTTTTTGTAAAGCATAGCTAAAATATATACTAAATCAATGGTTGTTTTAAAAAGCCTGAAAAGAAAAGAGCTATTGTAAAGTTCAAATGGTTAAAATGTCTATTTGGTTCACCGTAATTGCAACATCAAAAAAACCCTCAAAAACAGTGAGCAGATTTTTTTTATTCATTTTCTTATGTTCGGTTGTAAGAAGCGATGCTATATACTTTTTTATATTTATTAAGTCATCTCTATATTTGTAAATCAATCGAGCAATCTCCTGGAGCTCTAAATACATTTCCAATGTGTCAGCTCCGGGATGGTTTATGGTGCCGCGATTATTCAGCCACTTCCAATTGCAGGCAAGGTCCAGCTTTTTCTTTATGAACTTGTTCAATAATGTTTGAAACCAGACAAGATGATACTTTCTATCAAAGATGATATAGGCAGTCGTACCCCAATGTCCTTCGCATGATGACCATGTTGATATTCCAATAGAAGATATCGCTTTTGCAAAACGGGCTATAAATGGTTCCAAATCATAGACCCGTATTTTTGGCAAATCTACAATTCCCTTGAATTGATTGAATTTACCATACCAATCCCGTATCCAATTTAAACGAAATTCGTCAATAGGGATAACATGCGAAAACAGTTCATGTAAATATTTAATATTGTTTATGTCAAAAAGCTGAGTGTCGATGGCGTCAAAGTATGCGTGTTGACGTTGCGAAACATTTTCTTCACCGGCCTCGTCGATAGAATCGAAATGTGGTTTTTTATAAATCTCTTTATAGTTAATATTCTGCAGGACCTCCAGGAACTCACAATCATCGATATGTGACTCCCGGCTTAGCCTTACTATTCCAGTACCACTGTCTCTCTCCAACAAGAATCCTCGTGCTGAAAAAATTTCAAAAAAACGGTCAGAGTATTTGTTATTGCCGTATGTTATTTTTTCAACAAATTCTTCTATTATTGTTTCTTTCATCATTTTATTTATACGGGAGTGTTCTAAGTTCCTCAAGAAACAAATTATTTTCTTCCTTTTTGCCTATTGTTACACGAACATAATCAGACAGTCCAGGGATGGTATGAAGACTGCGTATACGCACACCGGATTCAGATAATCGCTGAAAAATACCGGGTGGGTTTTTAACCTTAAATAGAATAAAATTTCCTTGTGATGGAATAAAAGGTATTTCCATCTCTTTGAACTGATTTGCAACGCGTTCTCTTTCCGAAATAATAGTATCCGCATGGTTTTTCAGGTGAGGCAGTATAAGATCAAAGTGTTTTGCGATTACCAGTTGTAGACAACTTAAATGATATGGCGCTGTAAAAGTGGTTTCCATGGCATTAATAATGTCAGGGTGGCCTATGCCAAATCCCAGACGTAGTCCTGCCATACATGACTTTGATGCTGAGCGGGCGATAAAGAGATTAGGATGCTCTTTTAAATGGTGAGACCATGTTCGTTTAGAGAAATCAACATATGATTCGTCAACAAATATTAACGAGTTTTTAGAAAGAGCCGTTTCTATAACACCTTCTTCAGGAAAGGCCCCGTTTGGATTATTAGGTGCAACAATAAAGATAATGTTGTGCTCTGATCTGTTAATGTGATCTTTAGTCGGAATTTCTTCTGCGGCAAGTTGTATTCTGGTCACATCGGTCTGGTTAAACCTTGCAGCATGTGAAAACATAGGATACGTAGGCTCAAAGACCAATGCATTCCGATCATGTCCACCGCAAATAAGATAAATGCCTTGAATAAGCTGATCACAGCCTATAGTAAGTATCAGGTTATCCGGTGGGAACCCGATTGCTTTAGCAAAAGTTTTTTTAACATTTGCATACAAAGACGGTTGTGGGTATCGATTCCACTGATATTCCCTGAGCTTTTTCAGTAATATCACCTTGACATCATCCGGCAGGTCAAATGGTGATTCGTTCTGGTCCAGCTTTGCTTTGTGTGGGAGTTCAGAGACAGTAAAAGGAGGTGAAGAAGAGATATCATCTCTTATTAAATTTTTTACTATTGTTTCCTGTTTCATTTATTCAAACTTGTAAGTTCTTAATAAGTGGAAATGGTAAAATACCGAAAAATGTCTTCTCCTCTCCTACCAAAACTTCGGATAGAATTTAATTTTAGGATTATATGAAATATACCCTTCATGAGTAAATAATAAATTATGTTTTTAAAACATTATTTTGTCTTGCTTTAAGAAATTATGTTTGATATCATTAACGCGTCTTAAATATTAGTATTCGTTAATTTGTATAGCACCAAAATTAATACCATTAAATACATTAATACCATATATTCCGTAATAGATAGGCGACAAGGGACGTACCCTTGTCGCC containing:
- a CDS encoding PEP-CTERM sorting domain-containing protein — translated: MLPHLGTGHSADGNFVLSEIELAATLLSNRETLAATIVPEPATVCLLGIGLAGMGGVCIRKRLKRLT
- a CDS encoding pyridoxal phosphate-dependent aminotransferase; this translates as MKQETIVKNLIRDDISSSPPFTVSELPHKAKLDQNESPFDLPDDVKVILLKKLREYQWNRYPQPSLYANVKKTFAKAIGFPPDNLILTIGCDQLIQGIYLICGGHDRNALVFEPTYPMFSHAARFNQTDVTRIQLAAEEIPTKDHINRSEHNIIFIVAPNNPNGAFPEEGVIETALSKNSLIFVDESYVDFSKRTWSHHLKEHPNLFIARSASKSCMAGLRLGFGIGHPDIINAMETTFTAPYHLSCLQLVIAKHFDLILPHLKNHADTIISERERVANQFKEMEIPFIPSQGNFILFKVKNPPGIFQRLSESGVRIRSLHTIPGLSDYVRVTIGKKEENNLFLEELRTLPYK